One genomic window of Octopus bimaculoides isolate UCB-OBI-ISO-001 chromosome 2, ASM119413v2, whole genome shotgun sequence includes the following:
- the LOC106878042 gene encoding uncharacterized protein LOC106878042, which produces MENVYMSKMDFNISKTNDYSFTRKVPKLSENTESELSSLELVDMLDAYYKPTFSSLGLLLNSISVTVFLNTELNKLSVSHYLIAIGIMDNFYLFTVIIPWLSKYGIGFFTTMGICQLVLYLSHYSRFLSCWYMTLMIMQRSSKMYSQGLKRRFESVLQAKFIILMIAIFAGVGFLYVTWTHGVVDNPLRCTILPENESQIQLLKKIELFFSFIFPWIVSCVFLLIHLLKNCMCYKWCFADMIQTKIEAQGNAMLANFIGGSVKTKWSVRTFDHVETPSPTVMDTAMNVSCIFVATFFLLSSLPYMIIKIRISYMNEAYKSLLPLYKSLYLLNFVVKFFIYLSIPEFRKAITRAFGGLHGHKTEKEMTQRSVFFPRVSNKTRILDTTDL; this is translated from the coding sequence ATGGAGAATGTTTATATGAGCAAAATGGATTTCAATATTTCTAAGACAAATGATTATTCTTTCACGAGAAAAGTTCCAAAGCTATCAGAAAATACGGAGTCTGAATTGTCTTCTTTGGAGTTAGTAGACATGTTAGATGCTTACTATAAACCCACATTTTCATCCCTTGGTTTGTTGCTCAATTCGATTTCAGTAACAGTTTTTCTCAACACAGAACTCAATAAGTTGTCCGTAAGTCACTATCTTATTGCTATAGGTATTATGGATAACTTTTACCTTTTTACCGTAATCATACCATGGCTTTCCAAGTATGGCATCGGCTTCTTTACGACTATGGGGATTTGTCAGCTTGTTTTGTACCTTTCCCATTATTCTAGATTCCTCTCTTGCTGGTATATGACTCTGATGATTATGCAAAGGTCTTCGAAAATGTATTCGCAAGGTTTGAAACGGCgttttgaaagtgttttacaaGCTAAGTTCATTATCTTAATGATAGCAATATTTGCTGGTGTTGGTTTCCTCTATGTCACCTGGACACACGGTGTCGTAGATAATCCTCTTCGATGTACAATTTTACCAGAAAATGAATCACAAATACAATTGTTGAAGAAAAttgaactatttttttctttcatctttccatgGATAGTTTCTTGTGTCTTCCTTTTAATTCATCTGTTGAAGAATTGCATGTGCTATAAGTGGTGCTTTGCTGATATGATACAAACAAAGATTGAAGCACAGGGTAATGCAATGCTGGCCAACTTTATAGGTGGTTCTGTTAAAACAAAATGGAGTGTCCGCACTTTTGATCATGTTGAGACACCTTCTCCCACTGTAATGGATACTGCCATGAATGTTTCCTGTATTTTTGTTGCTACGTTTTTCCTCTTATCCAGTTTACCATACATGATTATCAAGATAAGAATATCTTATATGAATGAAGCTTATAAGTCACTCCTGCCACTTTACAAGAGTCTCTACTTATTAAACTTTGTTgtcaaattttttatttatttatccattcctGAATTTAGGAAAGCAATAACTCGAGCATTCGGTGGGTTACATGGACACAAAACTGAAAAGGAAATGACTCAACGATCGGTGTTCTTTCCTCGAGTCAGCAATAAAACCCGAATATTAGATACAACTGACCTATAG